The following proteins come from a genomic window of Rutidosis leptorrhynchoides isolate AG116_Rl617_1_P2 chromosome 10, CSIRO_AGI_Rlap_v1, whole genome shotgun sequence:
- the LOC139870251 gene encoding secreted RxLR effector protein 161-like gives MSSLGTIKFFLGLQVAQTDKGIFLHQTKYVADILTRFQMEAERPAKTPLSVNHGISPDMDGAKVDQTLYRAMIGSLMYLTASRPDIMFAVCLCARYQANPNVHHMLVVKKIMRYLKETPSLGLWYPCADGFELTAYSDSDYGGCKKDFKSTSGGCQFLGKRLVTWQCKKQTAVAQSTCEAEYIAAASCTSQVIWIQQQLRDYVQIGTTEQRADLFTKAFDRPRFEFLLTEIGLKLLKDMVPDKETEK, from the exons ATGAGTTCTTTGGGGACAATCAAGTTTTTCCTCGGTCTCCAGGTTGCACAAACAGATAAAGGCATTTTCTTACACCAGACGAAATATGTTGCCGATATTCTTACTCGTTTTCAAATGGAGGCTGAGAGACCTGCTAAGACACCTCTTTCGGTTAATCACGGCATCTCACCGGATATGGACGGTGCGAAGGTTGATCAGACTTTGTACCGGGCCATGATTGGGTCCCTTATGTACTTGACGGCGTCTCGACCGGACATAATGTTTGCGGTTTGCCTGTGTGCTCGCTATCAGGCGAACCCGAATGTTCATCACATGTTGGTCGTTAAGAAGATAATGCGCTACTTGAAAGAAACGCCGAGTTTGGGTTTGTGGTATCCGTGTGCGGATGGGTTTGAGTTAACAGCGTACAGTGACTCGGATTATGGTGGATGCAAAAAGGATTTCAAGTCAACTTCTGGGGGTTGTCAGTTTTTAGGAAAGCGGTTGGTCacatggcagtgtaagaagcagactgcGGTAGCTCAATCTACCTGTGAAGCGGAATACATTGCTGCAGCAAGCTGTACATCTCAAGTTATCTGGATCCAACAACAGCtgcgtgactacg TTCAAATTGGGACTACTGAACAGAGGGCTGATctgttcacaaaagcttttgatagacCACGTTTTGAATTTTTATTAACTGAAATTGGACTAAAGCTTTTAAAAGACATGGTTCCCGACAAAGAGACTGAAAAATAA